One genomic region from Scomber scombrus chromosome 19, fScoSco1.1, whole genome shotgun sequence encodes:
- the nol10 gene encoding nucleolar protein 10, whose product MQISSVNDVKIYNLSYGKSLPEWLSDRKKRQLQKKDVDIQRRIELIQDFEMPTVCTSIKVSRDGQFILAAGTYKPRIRCYDTYQLSLKFERCLDSDVVAFDILSDDYSKLVFLHCDRYVEFHSQHGHYYKTRIPKFGRDFSYHYPSCDLFFVGSSSEVFRLNLEQGRFLNSLQTDAAEHNVCDINPVHHLLATGTSEGKVECWDPRVRNRVGMLDCALSSLVEGTEVQSLPSITALKFNGSLTMAVGTSTGQVLLYDLRSSQPLLVKDHFYNLPIKSLNFHDQMDLVVSADSKIIKMWNKDNGKVFSSIQPQSNINDICIYPHSGMLFTANEDPKMNTFYIPALGPAPRWCSFLDNLTEELEESPESTVYDDYKFVTRKDLENLGLSHLVGSSLLRAYMHGYFMDIRLYHKVKSMANPFAYEEYRKDKIRQKIEESRTQRVQVKALPKVNKELALKLMEQGDDEAELASRKKKGKVLPSILGDDRFKVMFENPEYQVDEQSEEFRLLNPIVSKVGQKRKKKLRLLAQQDAVSQKEAEKDEEESEGRASSEEESSDDDKSWVEEVREQRRLLWLEGRDRRRQERKEGDRKTVLLDKEQNGGENTAESKKTSQPQFYQIKAGEEFRSFNDMARKQKLQKASLEDRLKLEENTGTSNMADTAVGSKQLTFTLQKSEQQRKQQQAEREHHEERKKLRRSAGHLSSSRGRGWGGGRGRGRGRGGGGRGGGRGRY is encoded by the exons ATGCAGATATCCAGTGTGAACGATGTGAAGATTTACAATTTAAGCTACGGAAAGTCTCTTCCAGAG TGGCTGTCAGATCGGAAGAAGAGGCAGCTACAAAAGAAAGATGTCG ACATCCAGCGCAGGATTGAGCTCATCCAGGACTTTGAGATGCCCACAGTGTGCACCTCTATCAAAGTGTCGAGGGATGGGCAGTTCATCCTGGCAGCAG GCACGTACAAACCCAGGATCCGCTGTTATGACACCTACCAGCTGTCTTTGAAGTTTGAGCGCTGCCTGGATTCAGATG TTGTGGCCTTTGATATCCTGTCTGATGACTACTCTAAG CTGGTGTTTCTACACTGTGATCGCTACGTGGAGTTCCACTCTCAGCACGGTCACTACTACAAGACACGCATTCCCAAGTTTGGACGGGACTTTTCTTACCACTATCCCTCCTGTGACCTCTTCTTTGTGGGGAGCAG ttcAGAGGTCTTTAGGCTGAATCTGGAACAAGGCCGCTTCCTCAACTCACTTCAGACAGATGCTGC AGAGCACAACGTGTGTGACATCAACCCCGTCCATCATTTGCTCGCCACAGGAACCTCTGAG GGAAAGGTGGAATGCTGGGACCCTCGCGTCCGTAATCGAGTGGGCATGCTGGACTGCGCCCTGAGCAGCCTTGTTGAAGGAACAGA AGTTCAGAGTTTGCCATCAATCACTGCACTGAAGTTTAACGGCTCCCTCACCATGGCAGTGGGCACCAGCACAGGACAG GTGCTGCTATATGACCTGCGCTCCAGCCAGCCGCTGCTGGTTAAAGACCATTTCTACAACCTGCCAATCAAATCACTCAACTTCCACGACCAGATGGACCTGGTCGTGTCCGCAGACTCCAAGATCATAAAAATGTGGAACAAAGACAAC GGCAAAGTGTTCTCCTCCATACAGCCTCAGAGCAACATCAATGATATTTGCATCTATCCTCATTCAG GTATGCTCTTCACCGCCAACGAAGATCCCAAGATGAACACGTTCTACATCCCG gctctGGGGCCCGCGCCTCGCTGGTGCTCCTTCCTCGACAACCTGACCGAGGAGCTGGAGGAAAGCCCAGAGAGCACAGTGTACGACGACTACAAGTTTGTCACCAGGAAGGATTTGGAAAATTTGG GTTTGTCTCACCTGGTGGGATCGTCTCTCCTGAGAGCCTACATGCACGGCTACTTCATGGACATCAGGCTTTATCACAAG GTCAAAAGCATGGCAAATCCTTTCGCATACGAGGAGTATCGCAAGGATAAGATCCGACAGAAGATCGAGGAGTCCAGAACCCAGAGAGTTCAGGTTAAG GCGCTGCCTAAAGTCAACAAGGAGCTCGCGCTCAAGCTGATGGAGCAGGGAGACGACGAAGCAGAGCTGGCCTCGAGGAAAAAGAAGGGCAAG GTCCTCCCCTCCATCCTTGGAGACGACCGCTTCAAGGTGATGTTCGAGAACCCCGAGTACCAGGTGGATGAGCAGAGCGAGGAGTTCCGCCTGCTCAACCCCATCGTCTCCAAGGTGggacagaagaggaagaagaagctgCGGCTGTTGGCTCAACAAGATGCCGTGTCACAAAAG GAGGCCGAAAAGGATGAAGAGGAGTCAGAGGGGCGAGCCAGCTCCGAGGAAGAGAGCTCGGACGACGACAAGAGCTGGGTGGAGGAGGTTAGGGAGCAGCGGAGGCTTCTGTGGCTGGAGGGTCGAGACCGCCGGCGgcaggagaggaaggaaggggaccGCAAAACGGTGCTGCTGGATAAGGAACAAAACGGAGGAGAGAACACGGCCGAGAGCAAGAAAACTAGTCAGCCCCAGTTTTATCAGATCAAAGCCGGGGAGGAGTTCCGCAGTTTTAACGACATGGCCCGCAAGCAGAAACTACAGAA AGCTTCTCTGGAGGACCGTCTGAAGTTGGAGGAGAACACTGGAACCAGCAACATGGCCGACACTGCAGTGGGCAGCAAACAGCTAACCTTCACTCTCCAAAAG tcagagcagcagaggaagcagcagcaggcagagcGAGAGCACcatgaggagaggaagaagctAAGGCGCTCTGCCGGACACTTGAGCAGCAGCCGTGGGAGGGGCTGGGGCGGCGgaagaggcagaggcagaggaagaggaggtggaggaagaggaggaggaaggggccGGTACTGA
- the odc1 gene encoding ornithine decarboxylase gives MNTPTEFDFSFLEEGFSARDIVEQTINESSNTDDRDAFYVCDLGDVLKKHLRWVRALPRVSPFYAVKCNDSRAVVMTLASLGTGFDCASKTEIQLVQSLGVDPSRIIYANPCKQVSQIKYASAHGVQMMTFDSEVELMKVARYHDNAKLVLRIATDDSKAVCRLSVKFGAPLKACRGLLERAKELGLDVIGVSFHVGSGCTDPETYMQAITDARCVFDMGDELGFNMNLLDIGGGFPGSDDAELKFEEITAVINPALDKYFPTDCGVRIIAEPGRFYVASAYTLVVNIIAKKVIIDDESASDEEDEGTNDKTLMYYVNDGVYGSFNCILYDHAHCLPVLHKKPKPDEVMYPCSIWGPTCDGLDRIVEQCSLPDMQVGDWLVFENMGAYTVAASSTFNGFQRPDMHYVMSRPAWQQVQQICSQGLPAPAEESCLFEVPACCGRESNLEMPTKPCQAHVV, from the exons ATGAACACTCCCACCGAGtttgatttttctttcctgGAGGAGGGTTTCTCTGCTCGGGATATTGTCGAGCAGACGATTAATGAGTCATCCAACACG GATGACAGAGATGCCTTCTACGTCTGCGACTTGGGTGACGTGTTAAAGAAGCACCTGCGCTGGGTGAGGGCCCTGCCCCGCGTCTCTCCTTTCTACGCTGTCAAATGCAACGACAGCCGGGCTGTGGTTATGACTCTGGCATCCCTGGGGACTGGTTTTGACTGTGCCAGCAAG ACGGAGATTCAGCTGGTTCAGTCTCTGGGCGTGGATCCAAGCAGAATCATCTATGCCAACCCTTGCAAGCAGGTTTCTCAGATTAAGTATGCGTCGGCCCACGGCGTCCAGATGATGACTTTTGATAGCGAGGTGGAACTGATGAAAGTGGCCCGCTATCATGACAACGCCAA GTTGGTGCTGCGTATCGCCACGGATGACTCAAAGGCTGTGTGTCGCCTCAGCGTGAAGTTTGGGGCGCCACTCAAAGCTTGTCGGGGTCTCCTCGAGCGGGCCAAGGAACTGGGGCTGGATGTGATTGGTGTGAGCTTCCATGTCGGCAGCGGCTGCACTGACCCAGAGACCTACATGCAGGCTATCACTGATGCCCGCTGTGTCTTCGATATGGGG GATGAGCTGGGCTTCAACATGAACCTGTTGGACATCGGCGGTGGTTTCCCTGGCTCAGACGATGCTGAACTCAAATTTGAAGAG aTCACAGCTGTTATCAATCCAGCCCTGGACAAGTATTTCCCCACTGACTGTGGTGTGAGGATCATTGCTGAGCCAGGGCGCTTCTATGTGGCCTCTGCTTACACTCTGGTGGTCAACATCATTGCCAAGAAGGTCATCATTGACGATGAATCAGCCTCTGATG aggaagatgaagggACCAATGATAAGACCCTGATGTACTACGTCAACGATGGAGTGTACGGATCTTTCAACTGTATACTTTATGACCATGCTCACTGTCTGCCAGTATTGCATAAG AAGCCAAAGCCAGATGAGGTCATGTACCCCTGCAGTATCTGGGGCCCAACATGCGACGGCCTTGATCGTATTGTCGAGCAGTGCAGCCTGCCGGACATGCAGGTGGGTGACTGGCTGGTTTTCGAAAACATGGGCGCCTACACCGTCGCCGCCTCCTCCACCTTCAACGGCTTTCAGAGACCAGACATGCATTACGTCATGTCCCGCCCCGCCTG GCAACAAGTGCAGCAGATCTGTTCCCAGGGCCTGCCAGCTCCTGCGGAGGAGTCCTGCCTGTTTGAAGTGCCAGCCTGCTGTGGCCGAGAGAGCAACTTGGAGATGCCCACCAAGCCCTGCCAGGCCCATGTGGTTTAA